In Plodia interpunctella isolate USDA-ARS_2022_Savannah chromosome 17, ilPloInte3.2, whole genome shotgun sequence, one genomic interval encodes:
- the Task7 gene encoding potassium channel subfamily K member 9, whose protein sequence is MVIMKRQNVRTLSLVVCTFTYLLIGAAVFDALESDTESKRWEVLTDMKNGLVRKYNITPEDYHMIEIVIIENKPHKAGPQWKFAGAFYFATVVLAMIGYGHSTPVTVGGKAFCMAYAVVGIPLGLVMFQSIGERLNKFASVVIRRAKCYLRCNTTEATEMNLMFATGMLSSIIITTGAAVFSRYEGWSYFDSFYYCFVTLTTIGFGDYVALQNDQALTSKPGYVALSLVFILFGLAVVAASINLLVLRFMTMQAEENARDEDKDGSRTLLPIDAHVVGRLRAHDDQASVCSCNCLGNKQCEGALLAPRQRSDLTPDLIERASV, encoded by the exons ATGGTCATCATGAAGCGACAAAACGTACGAACTTTATCTTTAGTGGTGTGCACCTTCACATACCTTCTGATTGGGGCGGCTGTGTTTGATGCACTCGAGTCTGATACAGAGAGCAAAAGATGGGAAGTACTGACTG aTATGAAAAATGGTCTAGTCCGCAAGTACAACATAACTCCCGAAGACTATCACATGATAGAGATAGTGATAATAGAGAATAAACCGCACAAAGCAGGCCCTCAGTGGAAGTTTGCCGGTGCATTCTATTTCGCAACTGTTGTTCTGGCCATGATCGGGTATGGGCATTCTACACCAGTCACCGTTGGAGGGAAGGCTTTCTGTATGGCGTATGCtgtg GTGGGTATTCCGCTAGGCCTAGTTATGTTCCAGAGCATCGGCGAGCGACTGAACAAGTTCGCGTCCGTGGTGATCCGGCGCGCGAAGTGCTACCTCCGCTGTAACACCACCGAGGCAACGGAGATGAACCTCATGTTTGCTACCGGCATGCTGTcctctattattattaccacTG GTGCTGCCGTGTTCTCTCGCTACGAAGGTTGGAGTTACTTCGACAGCTTCTACTACTGCTTCGTCACGCTCACCACTATTGGCTTTGGAGACTATGTTGCATTGCAG AACGACCAAGCGCTGACCAGCAAACCGGGGTACGTGGCTCTGAGCCTGGTGTTCATTCTGTTCGGGCTGGCCGTGGTGGCCGCCAGCATCAACCTGCTGGTGCTCAGATTCATGACCAT GCAAGCTGAGGAGAACGCTCGAGACGAAGACAAAGATGGATCCCGTACTCTCCTCCCCATCGACGCTCATGTGGTGGGCCGTCTGCGGGCGCACGATGATCAAGCGTCT GTGTGCTCATGCAACTGTCTCGGCAACAAGCAGTGCGAGGGCGCTTTGCTGGCGCCCCGACAGCGTTCCGACCTCACGCCCGATCTCATCGAGAGAGCCTCCGTGTAA